The DNA window TCGCCGAGGTGCTCGAACAGGGCCGCGGCGAGATCGCTGCCGTGGTCCTCGAACCCCTCGTGCAAGGCTCGATCGGCATGCGCATGTACGATCCCGAGCTGCTCCGGCGGGCCCGCGCGCTGTGCGACGCGCACGACGTCCTGCTCGTGATCGACGAGGTCTTCACCGGCTACGGCCGCGCTGGCGGCATGTGGGCCTGCGCCTCCGCGGGCGTCACGCCCGACATCATGACCGTGGGCAAGGGGTTCACCGGCGGCGTCCTGCCCATGGCCGCCACGCTGACCACGGACCGGATCTTCGACGCCTTCCTGCCGCCGGAAAACACCTTCTATTACGGCCATTCCTTCTGCGGAAACCCGCTCGGCGCCGCCATCGCCCGGGAGGTCCTCGCCGTGTTCGAGGAGGAGCAGCTGCTCGCCCAGGCGGCGCCGAAGATGGCGCGCATCGCCCAGGCATTCTCGGATCTCGGCCAGATTCCGGGCGTGTCGAACGCCCGCGCGCTGGGCATGATTGGCGCGCTGGACCTACGTCCAGGTGCGGGGTACCTCGGCGATCTCGGGTGGCGCGCCTATGCCGAAGCGCGACGCCTGGGCGCATACCTGCGCCCCCTCGGCGACGTGGTCTACATCGCCCCGCCTCTCACCATTCCCGACGACGACCTCACCGAGCTGCTCGACATCGTGCGGCGCAGCGTGCAGTTCGCCCTCGGCGCGGCCTGATCCCGGGATCGCGCGCGCACAGCGGTCCTCCCGCGCCGGCGGCCCACCAAAACGGCATCCCGCGCACGGGACCGGTGCGTATTGGAGCTTACCGAAGAGCCTTTCGCGTGCGAAGCTGATGGACCGGAGGGAAGGGGGCTCTCTGGCGGCCGAGCCACCTGGCGAGGTCTGTGCATCTCACGATCCACATGGCGCCCCCGCAGAGGCAAACAGGTCAGAGGGGAACACTCACCGTCCAGAGAGCGCGAAACGCACGCGCGCCGAGGATGGGAGCCTGGGCACGAGGGGGGAGCAGGCAGATGGGCTCATTTGCAAACCTTCAGGGCGGCCCGTATGGTCGGAGGATGGAGGGCATGACGGTTCCACCCGTGGTCAGCGCTGCGGAGGAGTTGGCCTCCACACAGGCGACCCAGGTGGAATCTTCGGGGGACCCTTCAATCCCGCCCCTCCACACCCCCGAGGAGGAGCGCACGCTCCCGAACGGCGCTGGCATCGACACCGTGGTCCTGGAGCGCAGGCAGCGCATCGAGGTGAGTCCCCCCGAGGGGCCGAGCTTCGGAAGCACCGGCGCCTTGCCTCCGGACGCGCCGGAGGTGGATGGCACCCTGGTCACCCCCTCAGACGGGACCCTGATCGGCGGCATCTACCGCGTGGTGGGCCGGCTCGGCGAGGGTGCGATGGGCGTCATCCTGCTCGCGCAGGACGAGCAGCTCCAGCGGCCCGTCGCGATCAAGCTGCTGCGGTCCGAGCAGATGGATCACCCGTCGATGCAGCACCGCCTGCTCGACGAGGCGCGCGCGATGGCCCGGGTGCATCACCCGAACGTCGTCGAGATCTACGCCTTCGGTGAGCACCGCGGCGGCCTGAACACCCGCGACAGCTGGCCCCCGCCCTCCATGCAAGGGAGCGCGCCCTACTTCGTCATGGAGTACGTCGATGGCGCGACGGTCGACGCCTACGTCCGCTCGCGTGGCGGCGCGCCGCTCCCGCTCGACGAGGCGCTCCACCTGCTCGACCAGATGTGCCTCGGCGTCACCGCCATCCACGAGGCGGGCATCGTCCACCGCGACATCAAGCCGAGCAACATCCTGGTCGGCCCCGGGCGCCGCGTGGTCGTGGCCGATCTCGGTCTGGCGAAGAAGCTCTCCCCCGACGACGCGCACCGGCCCACCTTCTCCGGGACCCCGGCGTACATCGCGCCCGAGGTCGCGCTGCGCCGCTCCGTCGACCGCGCGCTCTTCCCGCGGGTCGACGTCTACGCGCTCGGCCTCATCGCCTACTGGCTCCTCGTCGGGCGCCTGCCCTTCGAGGGGCGCAACATGATCGAGCTGTTCAAGCAGCACGCTTACCGCGCGCCGCCGCCTCCCAGCGAGCTGAACCCGCGGCTGCCGCCCTCCTTCGACGCGCCGGTGCTCGCCGCGCTCGCGAAGGACCCGGAGGAGCGCACCGCGACGGCCGAGGATCTCCGCTTCGGCCTGCTCAAGGCCCGCGAGGACGCGCCGCTCTCATGGATGCCGATGCGCGTGCTGGTCGCCGACGACAGCGACGAGTTCCGCGCGCTGGTCGGGATGGTGCTGGAGGCCGCGCTGCCCCGCGCCCAGGTGGTGACCGTGCCCGATGGGCAAGCCGCGCTGGACGAGATCCGCAAGCACCCCCCGGCGCTCGCCGTCGTCGACCTCGACATGCCGGTGATGGACGGCATCGAGTTGACGGCCGCTGTGCGGGCGCTCCCGCGCGGCGGCGACTTCCCGATCATCGTGGCCACCGGCAGCGGCGGCGCCGCGGAGTGGAAGCGCCTGTCCCAGCTCGGCGCCTCGGCGTTCCTGGTCAAGCCGTTCGACGCCGGCCAGCTCGTCACCCTCGCCCGCGGTCTGCTCGGCGACCTGGCCGAAGCGCTGTCCAAGCGCTGAGCGCTGTCCAAGCGCTGAGGTGCACCACGACGTCGAGGCCCTCACTCGGGCGTGGGCTTCTTC is part of the Chondromyces crocatus genome and encodes:
- the bioA gene encoding adenosylmethionine--8-amino-7-oxononanoate transaminase, translated to MHLDREAIVRLDKQYVWHPYTAMRRYIDEVDPLVIDRAEGARLYDVDGKSYLDGNSSWWVSTLGHNHPRLVEALRRQASKLCHTSLAGVTHEPAAALAEALVAVAPRPLSRVFYSDNGSTANEVAIKLSLQYFRNVGQPARKRFVALEGAFHGETMGVTSLCGVEVFRRPFAGAVMECLFVPPPPAGEAHTAGHEVAFGALAEVLEQGRGEIAAVVLEPLVQGSIGMRMYDPELLRRARALCDAHDVLLVIDEVFTGYGRAGGMWACASAGVTPDIMTVGKGFTGGVLPMAATLTTDRIFDAFLPPENTFYYGHSFCGNPLGAAIAREVLAVFEEEQLLAQAAPKMARIAQAFSDLGQIPGVSNARALGMIGALDLRPGAGYLGDLGWRAYAEARRLGAYLRPLGDVVYIAPPLTIPDDDLTELLDIVRRSVQFALGAA
- a CDS encoding protein kinase domain-containing protein, producing MTVPPVVSAAEELASTQATQVESSGDPSIPPLHTPEEERTLPNGAGIDTVVLERRQRIEVSPPEGPSFGSTGALPPDAPEVDGTLVTPSDGTLIGGIYRVVGRLGEGAMGVILLAQDEQLQRPVAIKLLRSEQMDHPSMQHRLLDEARAMARVHHPNVVEIYAFGEHRGGLNTRDSWPPPSMQGSAPYFVMEYVDGATVDAYVRSRGGAPLPLDEALHLLDQMCLGVTAIHEAGIVHRDIKPSNILVGPGRRVVVADLGLAKKLSPDDAHRPTFSGTPAYIAPEVALRRSVDRALFPRVDVYALGLIAYWLLVGRLPFEGRNMIELFKQHAYRAPPPPSELNPRLPPSFDAPVLAALAKDPEERTATAEDLRFGLLKAREDAPLSWMPMRVLVADDSDEFRALVGMVLEAALPRAQVVTVPDGQAALDEIRKHPPALAVVDLDMPVMDGIELTAAVRALPRGGDFPIIVATGSGGAAEWKRLSQLGASAFLVKPFDAGQLVTLARGLLGDLAEALSKR